GGACGTTATGGGAAACAGTGAAAATTGCGGTTATTACAACGGTACTATGTTTACTAATTGGTTATCCATTTGCCTATACAATTACAATTGTCGATCGTAAATATCGTTCTATTCTTCTATTATTGGCAACGATTCCGTTTTGGATTAACTTCCTTGTTCGTTCATACGCATGGATTGTTATTTTACGTTCACAAGGTCTTGTAAACACGTTGCTATTGAAACTAGGCATTATTAGTGAACCATTAAATTTACTATATAATACACCTTCTGTAGTACTAGGGATGGTATATTCTTTATTACCATTTATGATTTTGCCAGTGTATGCAGCAATTGAGCAGCTTGATAAACGTAAGTTAGAAGCGGCTTATGATTTAGGTGCAACACCGATGAAGGCGTTTTGGAATGTAACATTACCGATGACGATGTCAGGGATTGCTACTGGTTCTATTTTAGTATTTGTTTCCTCTATCGGAATGTTTGTTGTATCAGACGTTATGGGTGGATCGAAAGTAGCATTGATCGGAAACGTAATTCAAAATCAATTCCTAGGCTCACGTGACTGGCCGTTTGGATCGGCTTTATCAATTATCGTTGTTCTATTCTCTGTTCTGTTAATTTACTTATATTATCGTGCAACGAAAGTATATAAATATGATGGGAACGGAGGGGAATAGACAAAGATGAAGAAGTTTTTAGTTTCTTATTCTTGGTTAATTTTATTGTTCTTGTATTTTCCAATGATGGTTTTAATGGTATACTCCTTCAACGATTCTCGTATTAATGCGGAGTGGGAAGGCTTTACATTCCATTGGTATACAGATTTATTTCAAAAACAAGATGTTATTGATGCGTTTATAAATAGTATTACGATTGCTATTATAACGACAATTGTGACGACAGTTCTTGGTGTGATTTTTGCGATTGCATTACATCGTTACAAATATCGTTTTGAAGGGGCTATTAATGGCCTTGTATATTTACCAATTTTAATTCCTGATATTTTAATGGGATTATCTTTGCTTATCCTATTTAGTCAATTGGGCATGGAACTTGGACAAACAACAATTATTATTGCACACATTACATTTAGTATTTCATTCGTTGTTGTTATTTTAGCAGCACGTCTTTCTGGTATGGGACGTGATTTAGAAGAGGCTGCAAATGACTTAGGAGCAACGCCGTGGCAAACGTTTCGCTATGTAACGTTTCCAGGGATCGCACCGGGAGTTATTTCAGCAGCATTATTAACATTCACATTATCAATTGATGATTTTGTAATTAGTTTCTTCGTATCAGGACCAGGATCAACAACATTGCCATTATACATTTATAGTATGGTTAAGCGTGGAGTGTCGCCTGAAATTAATGCTCTTTCTACAATATTAATTGTTGTAATTGTAGGATTAATGGTGCTATCGGAGATCTTCCGTAATAAAGGTGCAGATGGTGAGGAAAACTCTGGAGGACACCTTCCTTTATAATACGAATGATATAGAAAGAACGAGGAGGTAAGAAATTGATGAAATTGATGAAGACATTAGCTAGCGCAGCTATTAGCTTTGGCCTTGTTGCAGGTGTACTTGCTGGCTGTGGCGAGAAGAAAGAAGAATTGAATATTTATAGCTGGGCTGACAACTTTGATGAACAAGTTTTAAAAGATTTTGAAAAGAAATATAACGTGAAAATTAACTATGATAAATACGCAAGTAACGAAGAAATGCTTGCAAAATTACAAGCTGGCGGTGCGAAATATGATTTAATTCAGCCTTCAGATTACATGGTTAAAACAATGGCGAAGATGGACTTACTAGAGCCTTTGAATAAGAAGAATATTCCGAACATCGAGAACCTTGTTTCAAACTTTAAAACACCTGCATTTGATCCGGAGAATAAGTATTCTCTAGTATACACTTGGGGTGTAACAGGTATTGCATACAATAAAAAGTATGTGAAAGAAGTGCCTACAAGTTGGACGGATTTATGGAACGAGAAATATAAAGGGCATGTTACTTTATTAAATGATTCTCGTGAAGTACTAGGAATGGGTCTTAAGAAAAACGGATTCTCAAATAGCACGAAAGTTGATGCGGAGTTAAAGACAGCAGCTACTGATTTACAGAAGCTACTTCCAAACTTATTAGCATTTGATACAGATAATATTAAACAAAAATTCATTACAGAAGATGCTTGGATCGGTACTGTATGGTCTGGAGATGCAGCATTTATCGCAAAAGATAATAAAGATGTAGAATATGTTGTGCCAAAAGAAGGCGGTACAATTTGGGCTGATACGTTAGCAATTCCAAAAGGTGCAAAACATAAAGAACTTGCAGAGAAGTTTATGAACTACTTATTAGATGAAAAAGTAAGTGTGAAAAACTACGAGTCAATTGGATATAGTAATCCAAATGAAAAAGCTCGTCCTCTTCATAGTAAAGAATATCGTGACAATCACATGATTTTCTTAACACCAGAAGAATTAAATCGTACAGAATGGCTTGTTGATGTAGACGATAAGTTAAAAGACTATGATCGTTACTGGACAGAGCTAAAAACAAAAGGTAAATAAGTAAGAAGATGCGGTTTCTGAATAGAAATCGCATTTTTTCATAGCAGGAGGAAATCTTTTGAAGAAAAAGTTACATCAATATGAGTTAATGTGTATGGTTTTATTATTTGTTGTATTTGCCATTATCGCTTGGAGAGTACAAGCAGGTGGTGTTACAATCATGGATACATATGTCCGCGGGATGGTAAAAGGATTACAAACAGAAAGCTCACTTACATTTTTCTCATACTTTACAAAGCTAGGATCTGCGATTGGGATAACAACTACGCTCGTTATAAGTTTGTTTATTTTTTGGAAGAAGCGTTATTATGCTACTATGATTGTATATCCAATGGCTATATTAACGACACACCTTATAAATAAAGGGATAAAAGAAATTGTGAAAAGGGAACGTCCAACGTTAAATGAAGCGCTAGATGCACTTGGTTATAGCTTCCCGAGTGGACATGCAATGCTATCCATTGTTACATTTGGTTTTCTCGCTTATATCATTGCTGCAAACGTAAAAGATGTAGCTGGGAAATATGTTATTACGATCTTGATGGGGATATTAATTATATGGATTGGATTAAGTAGAGTTATTTTAAATGTTCACTATCCAACTGATATTTTAGCAGGCTACTGCCTAGGTGGCATTTTGTTAATCATAGCAATTTATTGTCATCGTTTACTTTCTGAGAGATTAGGACTTAATAAAGAGAGATAAAAAGCATCCGAAAAAAACTATTAGTATGGTTTTTTCGGATGTTTTTTGTTTACCTAAAGATATGATACAGTATAATGAGACGCTCGAATTATATAAAAGTAGGTGGAGATGTGTGAAGACAAATGTACATAAAATAGATATATGGGGGAAAGTAGGGAATTTTCTTTATCAATTTCGCTATACGGTGATAGCTGTATTAGTTTTATTAGCGATAGCGCTTGGGATTTTTGCTCCAAAACTTCCTGGTGTATTAGGCGGCGATGGTTTTCAAACAGAAGGAGATTATCAAACGACAAAAGCTATTTTAGATAAAGATTTTAAGCAATCTCAAGATACGCTCCTACTCGTTTTTGAGAAGAAGAAAGGGATTTCACATGAGGAGTTTCAGAAACGTATAGAGGGAATTGTAAATGAAATAAAGGAGAAAGAGTCATACGAGTCTTTCCACCATCCAATGCAAAATAAAGAGATGTTACAAAATGATATAGGGTATGCGACCATTTTATTTTCCGGGAAAACAAATAAAGAGAGAATGGAAAAGACATTACAATTTGCTGAGGAAGTTAAGAAGGAAAGTAATGATGTATTAAAAGTAACACCGACAGGTTTCCCGAAAATTAACCAAGAGATTAATGAAAGAACACAAAATGACTTAAAAGTAGCGGAAATGATCGGTTTACCGATTGCCTTCCTCGTACTATTATTCTCATTTGGTAGTCTTCTAGCATCCATTTTGCCTATTTTAAATGGGGCACTTAGTGTTATTAGTACGATGGGTATTTTATATTTTATAGGTAGTGATAAAGAGTTATCTATTTTCGTTTTAAATGTGGCGCCAATGATTGGGCTTGCACTATCTATTGATTTTGCACTTTTATTTGTAAATCGCTTTCGAGAGGAAGTAGCAAAACGAACAGTCAAGGAAGCAATCGCAACTACTTATCAAACTGCAGGACGGGCCATCGTATTTTCAGGTTTATGTGTATTTGTCGGTTTATCAGGTTTATTCTTCTTTGAAATAGATTATATCCAATCTGTTGCCATTAGTGGGATGATTGTTGTCATTATGAGTATTTTATTTTCACTCACACTTCTTCCTGCACTGTTATCTTTAATTGGTAAAAGAATATTAAAAAAGAATCAAACAGCACCTACTCCATCAAATGTATGGCGTAAATTTGCACAGTTTGTTATGAAACATCCAGTCATAATGGTTATCGCTGTGACAACGTTTATTGTCATTTGCTTATTACCACTGCGTACTGCTAATCTTCAATTTCCTGGTGTTGAGGCTTTGCCAGAAAAGAGTGATACAAGAGCCGCGTATGAGAAATATGAAGATGCGTTTAATAAAATTATAAAAACGCATGCGGATGTTACATTAGTAGTAGAAACGAAGAAAAATGTAACAGAGAAAGAAAGCTTGCAAAAGATAGAAAATGTTGTTCAAAAGCTGAAGGAAGATAAGCAAGTGTATAAGGTGAAAAGTTTATATGATGAGCTAAATGGAATGAAAGCGGAACAAGTCGCAGGTATGTTACAAACTCAAGAAGCTGCTAAAATAAACCCAATATTTGAAGCGTATACGAAAGGAAACAAGGCGACAATTCAAGTCTATTTAGATGGGAAACCACGCACGGAAGCAGCTAAACAATGGGTACGTGATTTTAAAGAGAAATATAAAGAAAATGATGTTACTTATTATTTAGGCGGAATGACGACGTTCCAACAAGAGTTAGAAGATGAGATTAAAGATAAAGTGGCAATTGGTATGTCGGTTATATTCGGATCGACCTTTGTTATTTTATTATTCGCATTCCGTTCTATACTCATTCCGATCAAGGCCATTATTATGAATGTACTTAGTTTAAGCGCGACGATTGGAATTGTCATTTGGTTGTTTGAAGGCGGTCATTTCGGATTAGAACAAAGTTCGGTTTTATTCGTGTTACCAATCTTTATTTTCGGGCTTGTATTTGGACTGAGTATGGACTATGAAGTATTTCTTATTTCACGCATTCATGAGTTATATGAAGAAACGAAAGATAACGATAAGGCAACGTTAGAAGGGCTTGTATCAACGAGTCGTATCATTACATCAGCTGCGTTAATTATGATTGTTGTAACTGGCGCGTTTGCATTTACGGATATTTTACCAGTAAAACAGATGGGGCTTGGTGTAGCATTAGCAATCTTCCTTGATGCGACCATTATTCGTCTTATGCTCGTACCAAGTTTAATGAAAATGTTTGGAGATTGGAATTGGTGGCTACCATTTCGGAAGAAAAAAGTAAAATCATCAGATTAAAAACACTCATCTTATGGATGAGTGTTTTTTTCAGGCTGTGGAGAAAGTCTTCTCCACAGCCTTGTTTTGTGTCTGAACCTCTTTTTATGTGTCAACACTGATAAAAAAGAGGAAAAGGAGAGGTTTTTTATGATGGGTGCATTAAAAAATCATCGTGATGAACGTGTATCAGTTTCTGTAGAAGAATTAGTTCCACAAGACCATTTTCTTCGTGCGATTGAAGCTACAATCAGCTTTGATTTTATTGAAGAGAAGTTACGCCCCTATTACTGTGAAAATAATGGACGTCCTTCTATTCATCCAATCGTTTTATTTAAGATGATGTTTATTGGATATTTTTACGGTATTCGCTCAGAACGTCAACTAGAAAAAGAGATTAAAACCAATATTGCTTACCGTTGGTTTTTAGGATTTTCCCTATCAGATCCAATTCCAAATCATTCTACCATCAGCTGGAATCGCCGTACGCGCTTTATTCATACAAATATATTTGAAGAAATCTTTGATGAAATTGTACGTCAAGCGACGGAACACCGTATGGTGGGAGGACGTGCCTTGATGACAGATTCTACGCACATTAAAGCGAATGCCAATAAAAATAAATTTGTACATAAATTTAAAAAAGAAAAGCCAAAGTTTTATATAGAGGAACTAGAGGCTGCGGTTATGGAAGATCGTGAAGCTCATGAAAAAAAGAATTAAAACCTAGAAAGGAAAGTGATACCCCTACTAAAAAAATTCGTATAAGTACAACTGATCCAGATAGTGGCTTTTTAATGAGGGATGGAAAACCGAACGGTTTTCATTTCTTAGATCATCGTACGACTGATGCGAAGTACAATGTGATTACAGATACCTATATAACGGCTGGAAATGTAGCGGATTCCGAGCCGTATTTAGCACGCCTCCAAGCTCAAATTGATAAATTTGGATTCGAAGTTGAAGCTGTAGCACTTGATGCCGGTTATTTTACAGGTTATATCTGTAAGAAATTATCAGAACAGAATATATTTATGGTGATGGGGTATCGCCGATTTGGAAAACGGAATAAAGAAGTACCAAAAAGTCAATTTAAATATGAAGAAGAAACAGACGTATTTGCCTGTCCAATGGGATGTATTTTAGAATATGCGACAACGGATCGAGAAGGATACCGTCAATATAAATCTAATCCAACAGATTGTGCCGTTTGTCCATTGCGTGATAAATGTTTCTCAGAGAAACAAAAACAAAAAGTCATTACGCATCATATTTGGGAAGAATATAAAGATATCGCAAGAAAAAACAAATTAACAAGTACGGGTAAAAAGCTATATAAAGTACGCTGTTCTACAATTGAGCGGAGTTTTGCGGATGCCAAAGAACTACATGGCTATCGGTATGCCCGGTTTCGAGGGGTGAAGTATGTCCAAATGCAGGCCTATCTCACTGCAGCCTGCCAAAACATGAAAAAAATAGCCCTTCACCTGACCAAAAAGGGTCAGGTGAAGGGCTATTTTTTGTGTTTTTATCATGTATTACTATTTTGTACGAATTTCAGAATTCATACATTCCAGAGTGTAGGAAACCCTAAAGGGTTTCCAAACACTCTGTTAAAAACACTCATCTTATGGATGAGTGTTTTTTTATGAATAGTCACCCCTATATTTTGTAAATAGTATGTGGTAAGAACAATACATATATAAGTAGGTGAAGACAATGTTTCGTTATTTTAAGTTTAAGTTAAATGATACTGTACAGTTTGCAGAAAACGATGGTCATATGTATCGCATTGTCGGTTATCGGTTAGAAAAAGGATTTTATCCAAAAGATGAATGGACTCATATTATTTATGAATTACTTAGAGAATTTGACGGGTATACGATGGATGCGGAAGAAGAGGAACTTGTAAAAGTAATTCAAGTGGAAGAAGAGTATTATAAAATCCATGAGTTATCTGGATATCGATATCCAGTTAAGGTAAAACAAAAACCGAAAGTTGTAAAATGTGAAACAATGGACAATTTATTAGACACGTATAACGACTATAAGCGATTAGCGGATTTCTTTAAAGATTTATCATATGAACAGAAGGCAGAAGAGATATTACGCGAGATGAAGAGGCTCAGAGCATAAAAGACAGTCTAGTATTAGGCTGTCTCTTATTTTTGACGGTGCATCATAGAGCGATTTCCGTTACAATAAGGAAATCAATAGAAATAAGGTGATAAAGTATGGAAACTAAGAAAAAGGGCGAATGGTGCGAAATTACAGTTCCTGCTAACTGGGATGGTATAAGTATTGAATCGCTGTTAAAAGAAGAGTGGGAAGTACCTAAAAAATTATTACATGAGCTTCGTATGGAAAAAGGAGTTACAGTTAATGGGGAGCAAAAGCGATGGAACGAGTTTTTAAAAGAAGGAGATAAATTGCAAGTCCATATGTTCGCGAGAGAGGAGTATGGAGTTCAACCAGAGTATGGGGATTTAGATGTAATATTTGAAGATGATCATGTGTTAATCGCAAATAAGCCTGAGCAAATGGATACGCATCCTTCTGAAAAAAATGGGACGGGAACACTTGCAAACCTTGTTGCTTTTCATTTCCAAATGCAAGGTTTAGAGACGAAAGTCCGCCATATTCATCGATTAGATAAAGATACGACAGGTGGTATCATATTTGCAAAACATAGATTAGCTGGTGCTATTATGGATCGTTTATTAATGGAACGGAAAATTAAAAGAACATATGCAGCACTTGTAGAGGGAAAAGTTAAAAAGAAACAAGGTAAGATTGATGCAGCAATTGGGAGAGATAGACACCATGCAACGAGACGCCGTGTATCTGTAAAAGGTGACCAAGCTGTAACCCATTATAAGGTTGAGAGCTATTTTAAGAAACAAGATGTGACACTTGTAACGTTGCAACTAGAGACAGGTAGAACACATCAAATTCGTGTTCATATGAGTCATAATGGAAATCCGTTAATTGGAGATGTATTATATGGGGGACAAAAA
The DNA window shown above is from Bacillus clarus and carries:
- the potB gene encoding spermidine/putrescine ABC transporter permease PotB, yielding MKKGKLLALPTVTWLLIFFLFPLLFVLAFAFLQRGAYGTVEMQFTLDNIARVFDPLYMGTLWETVKIAVITTVLCLLIGYPFAYTITIVDRKYRSILLLLATIPFWINFLVRSYAWIVILRSQGLVNTLLLKLGIISEPLNLLYNTPSVVLGMVYSLLPFMILPVYAAIEQLDKRKLEAAYDLGATPMKAFWNVTLPMTMSGIATGSILVFVSSIGMFVVSDVMGGSKVALIGNVIQNQFLGSRDWPFGSALSIIVVLFSVLLIYLYYRATKVYKYDGNGGE
- the potC gene encoding spermidine/putrescine ABC transporter permease PotC; the encoded protein is MKKFLVSYSWLILLFLYFPMMVLMVYSFNDSRINAEWEGFTFHWYTDLFQKQDVIDAFINSITIAIITTIVTTVLGVIFAIALHRYKYRFEGAINGLVYLPILIPDILMGLSLLILFSQLGMELGQTTIIIAHITFSISFVVVILAARLSGMGRDLEEAANDLGATPWQTFRYVTFPGIAPGVISAALLTFTLSIDDFVISFFVSGPGSTTLPLYIYSMVKRGVSPEINALSTILIVVIVGLMVLSEIFRNKGADGEENSGGHLPL
- the potD gene encoding spermidine/putrescine ABC transporter substrate-binding protein PotD codes for the protein MKLMKTLASAAISFGLVAGVLAGCGEKKEELNIYSWADNFDEQVLKDFEKKYNVKINYDKYASNEEMLAKLQAGGAKYDLIQPSDYMVKTMAKMDLLEPLNKKNIPNIENLVSNFKTPAFDPENKYSLVYTWGVTGIAYNKKYVKEVPTSWTDLWNEKYKGHVTLLNDSREVLGMGLKKNGFSNSTKVDAELKTAATDLQKLLPNLLAFDTDNIKQKFITEDAWIGTVWSGDAAFIAKDNKDVEYVVPKEGGTIWADTLAIPKGAKHKELAEKFMNYLLDEKVSVKNYESIGYSNPNEKARPLHSKEYRDNHMIFLTPEELNRTEWLVDVDDKLKDYDRYWTELKTKGK
- a CDS encoding phosphatase PAP2 family protein, whose amino-acid sequence is MKKKLHQYELMCMVLLFVVFAIIAWRVQAGGVTIMDTYVRGMVKGLQTESSLTFFSYFTKLGSAIGITTTLVISLFIFWKKRYYATMIVYPMAILTTHLINKGIKEIVKRERPTLNEALDALGYSFPSGHAMLSIVTFGFLAYIIAANVKDVAGKYVITILMGILIIWIGLSRVILNVHYPTDILAGYCLGGILLIIAIYCHRLLSERLGLNKER
- a CDS encoding MMPL family transporter, producing the protein MKTNVHKIDIWGKVGNFLYQFRYTVIAVLVLLAIALGIFAPKLPGVLGGDGFQTEGDYQTTKAILDKDFKQSQDTLLLVFEKKKGISHEEFQKRIEGIVNEIKEKESYESFHHPMQNKEMLQNDIGYATILFSGKTNKERMEKTLQFAEEVKKESNDVLKVTPTGFPKINQEINERTQNDLKVAEMIGLPIAFLVLLFSFGSLLASILPILNGALSVISTMGILYFIGSDKELSIFVLNVAPMIGLALSIDFALLFVNRFREEVAKRTVKEAIATTYQTAGRAIVFSGLCVFVGLSGLFFFEIDYIQSVAISGMIVVIMSILFSLTLLPALLSLIGKRILKKNQTAPTPSNVWRKFAQFVMKHPVIMVIAVTTFIVICLLPLRTANLQFPGVEALPEKSDTRAAYEKYEDAFNKIIKTHADVTLVVETKKNVTEKESLQKIENVVQKLKEDKQVYKVKSLYDELNGMKAEQVAGMLQTQEAAKINPIFEAYTKGNKATIQVYLDGKPRTEAAKQWVRDFKEKYKENDVTYYLGGMTTFQQELEDEIKDKVAIGMSVIFGSTFVILLFAFRSILIPIKAIIMNVLSLSATIGIVIWLFEGGHFGLEQSSVLFVLPIFIFGLVFGLSMDYEVFLISRIHELYEETKDNDKATLEGLVSTSRIITSAALIMIVVTGAFAFTDILPVKQMGLGVALAIFLDATIIRLMLVPSLMKMFGDWNWWLPFRKKKVKSSD
- a CDS encoding RluA family pseudouridine synthase, producing the protein METKKKGEWCEITVPANWDGISIESLLKEEWEVPKKLLHELRMEKGVTVNGEQKRWNEFLKEGDKLQVHMFAREEYGVQPEYGDLDVIFEDDHVLIANKPEQMDTHPSEKNGTGTLANLVAFHFQMQGLETKVRHIHRLDKDTTGGIIFAKHRLAGAIMDRLLMERKIKRTYAALVEGKVKKKQGKIDAAIGRDRHHATRRRVSVKGDQAVTHYKVESYFKKQDVTLVTLQLETGRTHQIRVHMSHNGNPLIGDVLYGGQKTYMSRQALHAMRINFLHPITKEEITVEVPFSAHLHDVLKSFQKLNK